The DNA window ACTTCCATTCCCAAAAAGCGGATCTTTGATGGTATAAAGCATTGTTCCGGGGCGGTAGCGGGTTTCAATTTTTTCTGCCTGAATTAATTTTTTAATGGAACTTCCTTTCTGAATAACAAACTGAAGATTGCCACCCATTCCGGGGAAATACAAGGCAAATTCCGGCAAGTCACCAGCTTCTATGCGGGAAGCCAAGTGGTTTCCATAAAGTGCACGATTGAATCTGTATTTTCCATTGACCAATAAAAAATCACCGTTGTCTTCTTTATAATGCAGTTTCCGCTCACTTTTCTGCCAGTGTTTTGATTGGGAAAAAGAAAGTAAAAAAGCAGATAAGACGATAAAGCAGGCCAGAATTGATCTTTTTCGCATCTTATTTAAAATTGGTTACAGGTTGGCCATTCACAATGACATTTTTTAAAGTCACATTTTTTAAGAAATCAACTTTATAAGGAATTTCAACACCATTGATTTTAGCATTGATCATGGTGAAATCCGTTACAGGAAAAGTTTCATAAGCATCAGAAAGGACAGCATATTTTCCCCCTCCTTTTACCTCTAAGTTTTCTACCCATATATTTCGAATCGTCGGAATAAAATTGCCGGGTTTTTCATAATGCATATTGAAACGGACGGCTGCTTCTTTATAAGAGCCAACTTTTGTGTTATAAAAAAATACATTTTCAATAATTCCACCACGGCTCGAACTGGTTTTAATACGAAGTGCTCTTTCAAGATTTTTACTGTCCATTACATTTCCTACTGCATAGATGTTTTTGGCACCACCTGCAATTTCACTTCCGATCACAACGCCACCATGTCCGTCTTTCATTTCGCAATTTTCAATGATATGATTTTCTGCAGGTTTTCCGATATCTCTTCCATCTTCATCTCTTCCGGATTTTATGGCAATACAATCATCTCCGGTATCGAAATAGGAATCTTTAATCCAAACATTTTTACATGCCTCCGGATCGAAACCGTCATTATTGGGACCATGACTTATTATTCTTACTCTTTCGATCAGAACGTTTTCACAAAGTACCGGATTGAGGTTCCACATCGGGGAATTTTTTACATGAACATCTGCCATCCAGAAATTTTTACTTTTGTAAGGCTGAACGAGATTAGGTCTTAAGTAATATCCATCTCCAAACACTCTTTCTCTAGGATCTTTTTTTTCAGCCATATATTGATGGAGCTTTGTACGTGCAGGTGTTTGCTTTCCGGGACGTGACTCATTCCAACCGTATTTTCTTGCACCACACCAAAACCACCAATGATCTTCATCTGCATTTCCATCTAATGTTCCTTTTCCTGTAATGGCGATATTTTCTTCCTCGTAAGCGTATATCAGTGATGAATAATTCATACATTCCATTCCTTCCCATCTTGTGAATACAATAGGATAATCATTACTGTCCTGACTGAACAAAATAGTTGCTCCCTCACTTACATGAAGATTCACATTACTTTTTAAATAAATGGCACCCGTCAAAAAAATTCCTTCTGGAACTACAACTCTTCCTCCTCCTTCAGAATTGCATCTTTCAATAGTTTTTCTAAATGCTTCAGTATTTTTTGTTTTTCCATCTCCAATGGCACCAAAATCAGTAATGAGATAATCTTTTTTTCTGAAGTTGGGTTTTATAATTTGTTTTTTTAATGCCTGAATTTCTTTTAGTGGCTCCTGTGCTGAAGTCCAGGCTTTATATTGAGCCGAGATCTGGATTGATAATAACAGTGCAAAAAGGAATAAAGCATACTTTTTCATAATATTATAAGATTGTTTAGTTTTAAATAGGAATGCTATTCTATAGTTTTCTTTTCTTTTATCGCAATCTAAAATAATTGCAATTAGAAATTATCCTGCACTGTCGGCGTAACTGATTTCTAATTTTTTCTGAAATATATAATTTTTTATGTAATCGATTGCATTAATAAATAAAGAGAAATTAGATTTACCCAAATTAAACCATATGTAAAAACTCAAAATGTACTTTTTATAATGATTAATAAAGAATAAAAGAAATTTCAAAGGTCTGTTTTTTTAAATAGATAGAAGTTAAAATATTTATTTGTCCTACAAACTTTATCGGAAGTATTAATTTGCAATCTTTGGAATTTAAAACAGGGTTTGATAAAGATTAATTCTCTTTATTAAATGTTTTCATGTAAAAAAGGCAAAAATAAATGCAAAGAGTTTACTGAACAGTCATTACCTATAAGTTTAAAAAAAACAGCTGTGAAATTAATTTCACAACTGTTTACATCATTTTACCTGTTTAATCCTACAGGATTTTTTAAAAATCAGTGATTAATTTTTAATAATTTTTTGTGTGGTTTTTTCTTTACCATTATCTAATGATAGAATATAAACTCCTGAAAGCAATGATTCTACATTAATGGATTGAGATCTTGTTTCTCCTGATAATACCACTTTTCCAAGAGCATCAATAAGCTGATATTTGAACTCCGAACCGGAAGCAGATTTAATTTTAATTATTTCTTTTACCGGATTTGGATAAATACTGATGGTATTATTATCTGCTAAAGATTCAGAAACCAATGAGCTGATACCAGCAGATGAAGCTATTCTTAATGTATAATCTTCAACCTGACCGTAATCAAATGTTCCACATGATGAAGTTGGCAATGAATTGTATCTCATAATAACTCTCATTCTTGTATCACCTGTAATAGCTGTTGTTGGAATTGTTATATTTCCTGAAACAGGAGATGTTGTGCTGCCTGTTTTAGACCATGCTAATTCCCCAACATCAGTAAAGTCGCCGTCACCGTTATAATCAATATAAACAGCATAAGCTTCACTAAACTTATAAAATGACCAATATGGAGTTATAGTAATGGAATAGGTATTTCCTTTTGCAACATTTCCTATAGAAGAAGTAAAGTTTTCATATCCCGTTGTTCCTGTTGAAGCTTGGTTGATATTCGCAAATTTAACATTAGCAATGCGTTCATCTGAAGTAGAGTTTGCAGAAGAAGAACAGTAAGTTGTTGTCGTTCCACCTGATTGGGTAGTTACATTTACTGTATTGCTAGCTGGAGAAACATTCCCTGCAGCATCTTTTGCTTTTACCGTAAAGCTATATGCTGTAGAAGGCGAAAGTCCTGTCACCGAATATGTTGTCGCTGTAGTAGTAGAACCTAAAAGACTTGTTCCTCTATAAACATCATATCCCGTTACGGCAACATTATCCGTAGATCCGCTCCATGATAATGCAGTGGAATTCTGTGTAGTAGAAGACGCTGTCAACTGAGGCGCAGTAGGAGCCTGAGTATCTGTTGTCGGGTTTCCACCTCCAGTATATGCCTGTCCTAGACCTACTGCATAAAATGCATTTTGAGTCGCTATATGTTCTGCCGAATCAGCACCAAAAAGATCTTTAACTGCTTGGATTCCATAGGTTAAAGCATTATTATAAGTGGAGTTGGATGTAAGATAAGAAGTCTCCAATCTATACACAATTTTCGCAGCTTTTTCAAATCCTATTCCCGTAACATTAAAGCTATTTCCAATATCATTGGTACCTGTACCACCCATTACCAAAAGATAAAACCAATAGTTCAGGACACCACTGTTGTAATGAACACCACAATTATCATTGGTGTTGGGGTTAGGAATACAATTGTTACTTGCATCTTTCCAATAGGTTCCTTTATAAGTGTCCGGTTGTTTTGATAATCCTGAGTTTGGATTACTAAGTGATCTTAAATAACTAGGAGATACTTTGGTAATATCTTCTCCAATTAAAAAGTTCTGTTTATCCGGTGCATATGTATTTTCAACCACGGAACCCCAGATGTCAGAAAGTCCCTCGTTTATAGCTCCTGATTCTCTTTGGTATACTAAATTGGCAGTTGTTTGACATACTGCATGTCCTAATTCGTGAGCTGTAACATCAAATGCACCAAGTGGTTTGAATGTACTTGCGCCATCACCATATACCATTTCGCTTCCTGTCCAAGCTGCATTTTCCCAAGAATTTAATACATGAACATAACTGTCAAGTACAGCACCCTGATTATCATAACTATTTCTATTGAAAGCTGTTTTGAAATAATCATACGTTTTTTCTACTCCCCAGTGTACATCCAGTGCCACATCATTACCGGTAGAAGAATGTTCTGCAGTGGTCCAGTTATTATCTGTATCCGTGATATTGTTTTTTACAAGGTTGGTATAATTCGCATTATTGTTATTATAAGTATTTACTCCACCACCTCTTGTGTTATCTTTTAATACATATTTATTATTCAAAAGAGTGGTTTCAATAGACTTTGATCCACTGTATTTTGTTTGGGCTGTTCCTGCAACAAAAATTGATGCAAAATCCTGTTTTGCCTGATTTTCTACTCCAATAATTGGGATGCTACTCAATTCTTTTCCATGGGCATTTTCTCCCGCATGTTTCATGATGGGATCATTAAGTATTATTGCTCCGGATTTTGCATCTACATAAACATGAGATCTTAAAAATGGTTCAGCTGAAAAAATATCAAACTTATATGATAATAAAAGTCTATACTTTCCATTAGAAGCCTCAACAGGGATTAAAACAAGTTCTCCTTTTGGCTGATACCCAATTTCTTTTCCATGCTCAGTTCCTGTCATTAAAGTTTTTGCACCCAGATGTTTTATGGCTTTTTGAAGTGCCACAGATTCTGAAAAATCGGGTTGGGTATTCACATTGTCAGTATCATACATTTCACCGTTCATGCTTACCAGATTGCCTTTTATATAATGCAATATGTACTTGGCAAATTCAACTTTAATCCCATTGTGATAAAGCTGGTATTTTTCGTCCGAAAAATCACTGAACAGTTTTGCAGATTCCGTTTTAACCATTTCAGATCCTGCAGGGAGGTTTAAAAGCTCTGAGAAAAACTTTTTGTTGTCCGATAAGGCCAGGTCTTTAGCGGCTGTTCCTGAATTGAACTTAATGAATGATGATCTGCCATCATCACTATTGATCTTTTGCTCAACATATCTTTGAGCTTGTAGAGAAATACCACTTACTAAAAGTGGAATAAAAAACGCAAAAATTAATTTGTTTTTCATAAATAAAATCTTTTGTTTGGTTTGTTTATTAAAATTCAACAGTTAGAGTAAAAGTTATGTTTTTCACAATTCACTTTACAATGACCATTGATTTCACAAGTATACAATCCAAACCATTATACGCTGTAATTTGAGGATATTACATAGATATAACACGTATTTAAGTTGTTGTAAATCAGTTGTTTAAAGTTGTTTGTAAATCTGGGAGATGATGCAATATTATTATTTTAATAAAATTAAAGCAGATATAAAATCTATATTTTTCAATTTTAACATGCATTTTGTATACTATTTTCCAGATATGAAGTATTAAAAATTGGTAATCTGCAATTATAGATTCTGAAAAGAATATCATTTATACAAATCAACTCCATTATATTCTCGTTGTAACAGATCTATTTTTTGGTTTAGGAAATCTGATATTTATTGCTATTATTTTCTCTTTTTTGAATATTTATTGTGATACCAATAATAAAGAAAACTTAAAATGAAATACCAAAATCGGGATGTTATGTCTCCGTAGGAAATGTTTTTCCTTGTGATTATTAATTAATGTTGAATGTAGTGAGGTTCTAAGGTTCTGTTGATTCCTATTTTTACTCATACTTTATCTTTTAATTAAGGTGCTTAATTTTTTTATTATACAATTGTATTTACTGTAACTGTAAAGTTTATGTTGAATAGTTGAATCGGCTGTTTTATTATTTTGATTGACATTCTTCATCCAGATGTAGATATCAACGTTTGATGGGATCCCCAATTTTTTTCTTAATCTATGCTTTCTTATTTGTATGGATTGTGGTTGTACAAGCGTATATTGAGCAATATCTTTAGTTGAAAAGTTAAGGAATAATAAAGCACAAAATCGTAATTCGTTGATGAGCATATTAGGTTCTATTTCTAAAAGTCCTGGAAATAAATCAGGATATACCTCTTGAAAGCGGTTTAAAAATTCCGAATCATTGTTTTTAGCTAATCTTACTATTTCTTCAAAATCAGTATTTAGCTTTTTGTTTAATAATTTAGTTTCTTGATTTTTTTTATTTAAAATCTTTCGCTCTTTACGGATCTTTGTAAAAATGTATATAAAAAAAGCTATAACCAATATAGCGATTATACATATAATATAAATTAAGGATCTGGTTTTGGACTTCAATTTCTCCTCTTTTTTGATAACCAACTCTTTTACAATGCTTTCCGTTGAGTCTTGAGAGCTCGTATTTAAACTATTATTGGTAGAATTATATTTCTGGAGAAATGTTTTGTATAACTCTTTATTATTAATTTTTAAATAGGCCTGAGAAATTAATTGATAAAGATCTGACATGACATGTATATTCTTAGTTTCCTTAGCTAATTCTAACGCCTTTTGATAGTTGTTAATAGCTAATGAATATTTTTTCTTTCTGTCATAAATTTTGCCTTTAACCTGATATAATTTGACATTACAGCTACCTACTAAAATTCTTTTTTGTACTTTCAATAATTTAAAATATATATCTGCCGAATCAATTTTATTTTCGTCAATTTTAACTTCTATCAATGTTAAATGAGCCCAAGCTGATATTGTTTGTAATCTTTGATTTTTTTTCTTCTGTAATAGAGCAATTGCTTTTTCGAGATAGAAAGTAGCAGAGTCAAATTGTTTTTTACCTCTATACACGACACCAGTATCAATGAATGCCGATGCTTTAGTATATATTTTTATTGAATCAACAGGTATTTTATCTGATAATACAGCTATTTCTTTAAGTTCAATTATGGCATCTTTATAAAGGCCTATAGCAATATAATTATAACTGGTAAGTTGTTTTATTTTCATCTGAGTACAGAGATCGTTTTTAGCATAGTTCTCTGTTTTTGCCAAATTCAGATACTTTAGACTTTTTTTATAATTCGCTTCAAAAATAAAAGTATTGGATAGATTTAAATAAATCAACGTAATTCCTTTAGAATAGCTGATTTTTTTTGCTTCTTTCAAGACCAACATATTTTCTCTTATATATTGATCATGTTTTCCATTTAGTCCTAAAGTACTTAGCCTTTTAAGTTTCGAATCAATATATTGAGAAGTGATCTTTTCCTGGGCAAATATAAAAGTTGAAAATAAAAAGAATAGAATTTTTAGCATAGATTAATGAATTATTAAATAGCATTATTAATGTTCTTCATCCAATTGTAAATATCTTGATCAGAAGTAATGTTGAGTTTCTTTCTCAATCTGTTTTTTCGTGTTTGTATGGATTGAGGTTTTACGAAAGTATATGTCGCTATGTCTTTGGTAGAAAAATCGAGAAATAGCAAAGCACAAAACTTTAACTCACTGTGAAGAAGCATGGGATCAATATTTAAAAGGCTTGAAAAGAAATCAGGGTATACTTCTTGAAACCTGGTTAGAAATTCTGAATTATTATTTTTCGCCATTTGTATGATCTCTTCATAAGCAATGGGAAGTTTTTCATTTAATAATGTAGTTTCTTCATCTTTTAGATTAAATTTTTTTTTCTTTTTATCTCTCTTTCTTATCATGAAAAACATAAAAATAAGCAAACAGAAAGTACATAAAATCAAACTGCCTAGTAAAAGTTGGTTTGTGGTCTCTATTTTACTTTCTTTTTGTATAATTAATTCTTGTACTATTTTTTCAATTTCCGGTTGCTTTGTCCGTATTAATTTCTCATTTATAGCAGCCGACATTTTAGAGTATTTTTGAGCGGAATTATTATCCCCTTTCTGCTTGTAAATTTCAGACATAGCATGATATAGCCATTGTAATTGTACTATATTATGGGTGTTTTTAACCAGTTCAATTGCCTTTTGATAATTTATAATGGCAAAATCATATTCTTTTTTATAGCAATTGATTAAGCCTTTTACTTTGTATAGCCTAAAATTATTGTTTCCAAGAATTTTTTTTGATGGAATTTCTATCGCCTGGAGCAGTATAGTTGCTGAATCTATTTTTTTTTCAGTGATATTTACTTCGATCAAACCCATAGAATACCATAATAAAATTGCCTGAAGTCTGGGAGTTAATTTTTTTTGATTTTTTAGAATATTAAGTCCTTTTCCTAAATATAGTTTACAAGAATCTAATTGCTTTTGGTTCTTATAAATAGCTGCTATATCACAGTATGCTGAAGATTTAGTATATACCCTGAGAGTATCAGCTGACATATCATCAGCTAAAACTATTACCTCTTTAAGCTCATTAATAGCTTCCCGATAAAGTCCAATATTAGAGTAGTTAAAGCCCAGAAATCTTTTAAAGTTGACTTGAAAATCAAAATTATCTTTAGCATATTCTGCATTTTTAGCAAGTTGTAAATATTGGAAGCTTTTTTTGTAGTTTCTGGAGTATGAATATCCATAAGAAAGATTCAAATAGCTCAGTGCAATGCCTTTAGAATAATTGATCCGTTTAGAGCTTTTCAATACCGACATATTTCTGGACATAAACTGATTGTAGTTACCTTTTCTAGCTAAATTTTCTATATTTTGAAATTCTGAATCTATATATTTAGGTGTTATATCTTGATGATTAAATATGAAAATAGCGATGAATAATGTGAGAATTTTCATTTTGTACTAGTTATTTTGCGAATTGTGGTGTGTAAAACTAGGGAATATTTTGATATTTTACATTAATTAATGAATTAATTACTGAAGATATTAAATGAGTGCTTTAACTAAGTAATTAAAATAAATTACTTAGTTCTCGGCGTTTGAATTAATATTGATTATGATTATGTGCGGCAATAATAAGAATTTGTATTACATAATCCTTTAATGAATGTATGACATAGGTATTACATGTTGAATTTAAATGGAATTATTCCAGGAAAAACAACTAATTCAGTTTATAAAAATAAATGAATACAAAGTGTACTTGTATGTGTTAAGAAAATGAATAAATAGAACGATGTCATTCTATATTTTAGAAATTTTTTTATTGCTTAAAGTTTAAGTGTAATTGAATAAATAATGAATTCTTATGTGGTTTAAGTCGTTCTTCATTATTCGTTCTTTATTCTCTGTTATTATCTCTAATATAGCCTATTTTAAGATTTTAATTGTTGATTGAGAAAAATTGAAATAGAATATTTTGTTATATATCCTATCAACGTTATTTTTTTTCACAAATTTCTCACTACCAATCAAATCTTTTGAAAAGAAGCTTTCTACAACAATCACAAACCACAGTTCTTCGATCTTTAACTGATTTTTTAAATTCTGTAAATTACTTATTTGATACATCCATTTGTCAATAGAGTATTGTATGTTATAAAGGAGATCACAGAAGTAGATTCCTTTTCGTATACCATTTTCTTCAATGACATTAATTTTATGCTCATAATCGATTATTTGCAATGATTGATTGTATATATCAATAAAATGACAAAGATCAAAAACCTGGATCATTTTTTCCTCTTGCTGTATCCCTGACAAATGGGGTTCATCCATGATGTGAGTCGTATATTGCTGAAGTCTATTTAATAAATTCATCGTATTACAAAAGAAATTATAATCGGGCGGTTATTTTTCTTTATTATACAAGAAGACATATTTTTTATACTAAATAATCTTCTAGTAGAGTTTGTATAAAATAAGGTACTGTTAGTATAATTTCTCATTATTAGAAATGCGGATGCTTTATATTTGTTAGATACTGCTAACCCAAAAGATAAAATAAAACATAAAATATTGTTGCAACCTAACAAACCTCAGAGATCAAAAACAGATAAATTTTAATGGATTATGAAATTACGTATGTCCATTGGTATTATCTTAGTATTTCTAGCAATCCCCGGTCAAAGTTTCGCCTATTTATATGGGGAACATAAAAAGATCGGGGATGCTGCTTTTAAACGGTTCAGGTTTATGCATTTGGATCAACCTGGAGGTGGATTCTTTTTTAAAGCGATACTAAGTGGAGAAGATCCTGAAAATTTTGGGTTTTTGTCTTCTGGCGGCAATAAAATCAGTTATGGTATATTAAACGGGCTTAATGGAGACCATGAAATAGATCCGGTATTGCTTGAAGAGCAATTGCGTAATAAAGAATCCGTGATCCAACAGATCATCACTATGCACCAATTGTATATTGATCAGGGACAATTGGCAGCACCCGATGCAAAGCTGGCTGGGCTCGATATGCGATATGCGCTGTTAGCAGTAGCTAATATGTCGCATTTTTATCTGTATGGTAAAGACCTACGCTCGCAGCTTAATGCTTTTACACCGGTTTGGGTACAGGATGCACAGAATAAAACCAAAGTGAAAGCTGTATTTCAAAAGTTGAAAAAGACAAATGCACTGACAATGTATGTGACGGTGCACTTAATAGCCATGGATCTTGCTGCAAAAGCTGGTAAGCTTAAGGAATTTGATCAGGAACGTGCAGAAACATGGTTACAACAGGCTATATTGTTTAACAGTTTTGCAGACCATTTTCTGGAAGATGCTTTTTCATCAGGGCATCTTGTGGTAAACAGGAGTCCATTGGCATCTTTTACCAATAATAAAGCATTGCATGATTTTTATTCGATGAAAGGAAGTATGGTGGTCAATAGGCGAGGTGAGGTATGGAAAGCTTATGGTGATGGATCATTGGAAAAGAGTGGCGCTGACAGGATAATTGAGGCCGTTCAGGTTTCGCTTTCAGAAGTATTTGATGCATATTCAGGGAAGTTAATTGGAAGTATGAAGGCTGATGATTTGTTAGATTCTATTAAACCTCTATGGCTGATACCGATCCCCTATAATACCGATTTAAACAATCTCCTTCCTGACAGCCTGATTACAGTAGAGGCCAGGAAGGCGAGTCAGATATTACCAGACCGAAACTTCATCAGGAGTAGGATTGGAAATTCTATAGTCTTTGGTTTTAATTCGAGAGCATTTAAAAGTGCTAATTTGGAAAGCGGTGAATTCAGGTTGAAGTTTGGGCTTTTCTCAAAACGGTATGAGTATAATGAATTGGGAACAAAAAGAGGAATGTTGGATTATTTTAATGGTTATACGCTGAGTTATGGATTTGGGAGTATTGGCCAATTCGGTTCTGAATTGCCCCGGCAAAGAGTTTATTTGTTAAAAGGAGGTGTCAGGAGCAATTATGATTATTGGATCACGGATAAAAAGTTTTTGGGTTTTATCAGTTATATGGAAGGTGGGGTTGAATTTCAGGAAGGAAAAGCTTCTATTGTATTTGTACCCTCTGTGGGCATACAGCTAGGGCCACTTTTTAATATCAATTATTACAATATGCCCTTGTGGTTAAGGATTCCGGCACAGATGATATTACCTTTAGAGGTTAGATTAGGGAGTGTGATTGGTAAAGGAGAACCGGTAATGTTTTCAGGGCTTGATCTTAATTATGTTTTTTAAAAGTCCTTCAACAAAATTGGCACATATAAGCTTCTGTCAATTTTTATAGGAAAGCAATCTCTCGTTCTTTTCAAAATAGATTTTTGCTGGAAATTGATTTATTTATATATTTTGTATCCATATAATTTGTTCGCTATTTTACAATTTTTAGTGAGTAAAGATGATTTACTTTGAATAAAAAATTGAAATGAAAAAAATACTTGTTTTAAGTGGATTGCTGACATTAGCTTTTTGGTGTAATGCTCAAACCAGTGATGCCTTTAGTTCTGTGAGAAAGACAATTGAAGCGAGCAATGCTATCTACGCTGACCTTGCTAATAAAAATGATGGATCCATCCTGACCCGATATACCGATGATGCCTGTCTCTTTCCTCCAAACGCTACACCAGTATGTGGGAGCAAAGAAATAGGAATATTCTTTAAGTCCGGACCTAAAGTACATGTTAAATTTTCTATCCAGAACCTTTATGGAGACGGTAAAACATATGTAACAGAGGAAAGTTATTATGAGATGACAGATCTGGAGGGTAAGAAACTGGATGATGGAAAAGTAATTGTTATCTGGAAAAATACAAACGAAGGTTGGAAGATGCATCGCGATATGTTCAGCAGTAACCACCTGGTGAAATAGATTCAGAAACCGATGTTGACGGCTTGTTGAAATTCAGCATCATTTTTTATCAGTGAGTTCCTGGATGCAAATGGAGTAATAGCTGTAAATTTTCTGAACTCCTTAATGAAATGTGCCTGATCGTAATATCCACATGCATAAGCTATTTCAGTAAGTGATGCTGCTGTATTCAGTACCATCTGTAAACTCTTATTAAACCGTATTACTCCAGAAAAGGCTGATGGACTAATACCCATATTCATCATATAAAGCTTTTGGATATATCTTTCAGACAGTCCTGAGTTCTGCGCAATAGTAGAGAGGGCTAATGGTTGGTGATCGAGAAAAAACTGTTGGCTGAGGGTCTGGATAATTGAAATTTTCTTTAACCGCGTTTCGTTTTTTTTCAGTTGCTTAAGAAAGTGAGTTTCCAAAATACTGATTTTAGAGATGAGTCCTTCTGTCAGCATTATGCGATCATATAATTCCTTGTTTTCTGCATTGGCCACATCATACATATCTGTGGCATAGTTAGTGAATTCGGATAAAGGGGCTGAAAAGAATAATGATGCAGCATACGGGTAAATACGAGCAATAAGAATAGATGTATATTTTTTTACTGTAAGCCTGGTGGGAAGGGTAAGATGTCCCAACAATTCTATATCTGGAGTGTTCTTCCGTTTACCATTGATAATAGTGGCGGCTGCCCCTCCAGATAAATTAATGATTAAATCTACATATCCACTTGGATAAAATACCTCATTATCAATATCCCTGTCAATCGTAACAACAGTAAAGTTCTTTATGTAGGGTGCTAAAATTGTGGAAGGTAAAATCTGCATATGATGATTTTATTAAAACTTATAATATATCTTTTTGCAACTTATCTGACTCCGGTTACAATTGGTGATTGACATTATCTATTTTCCGGAAATTAATACCCGGTTTTACTTATGTTCCTATATATCAAAATGGTAACTACTTACAAATGTAAAGTAATTTTCAAAATATTTTTAATAAATACTTTTAACGGTGAAAAGAAAAGGATTGATGTTGAGAGAGAAGAATACAGA is part of the Chryseobacterium paludis genome and encodes:
- a CDS encoding glycoside hydrolase family 28 protein, which produces MKKYALFLFALLLSIQISAQYKAWTSAQEPLKEIQALKKQIIKPNFRKKDYLITDFGAIGDGKTKNTEAFRKTIERCNSEGGGRVVVPEGIFLTGAIYLKSNVNLHVSEGATILFSQDSNDYPIVFTRWEGMECMNYSSLIYAYEEENIAITGKGTLDGNADEDHWWFWCGARKYGWNESRPGKQTPARTKLHQYMAEKKDPRERVFGDGYYLRPNLVQPYKSKNFWMADVHVKNSPMWNLNPVLCENVLIERVRIISHGPNNDGFDPEACKNVWIKDSYFDTGDDCIAIKSGRDEDGRDIGKPAENHIIENCEMKDGHGGVVIGSEIAGGAKNIYAVGNVMDSKNLERALRIKTSSSRGGIIENVFFYNTKVGSYKEAAVRFNMHYEKPGNFIPTIRNIWVENLEVKGGGKYAVLSDAYETFPVTDFTMINAKINGVEIPYKVDFLKNVTLKNVIVNGQPVTNFK
- a CDS encoding M4 family metallopeptidase; its protein translation is MKNKLIFAFFIPLLVSGISLQAQRYVEQKINSDDGRSSFIKFNSGTAAKDLALSDNKKFFSELLNLPAGSEMVKTESAKLFSDFSDEKYQLYHNGIKVEFAKYILHYIKGNLVSMNGEMYDTDNVNTQPDFSESVALQKAIKHLGAKTLMTGTEHGKEIGYQPKGELVLIPVEASNGKYRLLLSYKFDIFSAEPFLRSHVYVDAKSGAIILNDPIMKHAGENAHGKELSSIPIIGVENQAKQDFASIFVAGTAQTKYSGSKSIETTLLNNKYVLKDNTRGGGVNTYNNNNANYTNLVKNNITDTDNNWTTAEHSSTGNDVALDVHWGVEKTYDYFKTAFNRNSYDNQGAVLDSYVHVLNSWENAAWTGSEMVYGDGASTFKPLGAFDVTAHELGHAVCQTTANLVYQRESGAINEGLSDIWGSVVENTYAPDKQNFLIGEDITKVSPSYLRSLSNPNSGLSKQPDTYKGTYWKDASNNCIPNPNTNDNCGVHYNSGVLNYWFYLLVMGGTGTNDIGNSFNVTGIGFEKAAKIVYRLETSYLTSNSTYNNALTYGIQAVKDLFGADSAEHIATQNAFYAVGLGQAYTGGGNPTTDTQAPTAPQLTASSTTQNSTALSWSGSTDNVAVTGYDVYRGTSLLGSTTTATTYSVTGLSPSTAYSFTVKAKDAAGNVSPASNTVNVTTQSGGTTTTYCSSSANSTSDERIANVKFANINQASTGTTGYENFTSSIGNVAKGNTYSITITPYWSFYKFSEAYAVYIDYNGDGDFTDVGELAWSKTGSTTSPVSGNITIPTTAITGDTRMRVIMRYNSLPTSSCGTFDYGQVEDYTLRIASSAGISSLVSESLADNNTISIYPNPVKEIIKIKSASGSEFKYQLIDALGKVVLSGETRSQSINVESLLSGVYILSLDNGKEKTTQKIIKN
- a CDS encoding tetratricopeptide repeat protein, with translation MLKILFFLFSTFIFAQEKITSQYIDSKLKRLSTLGLNGKHDQYIRENMLVLKEAKKISYSKGITLIYLNLSNTFIFEANYKKSLKYLNLAKTENYAKNDLCTQMKIKQLTSYNYIAIGLYKDAIIELKEIAVLSDKIPVDSIKIYTKASAFIDTGVVYRGKKQFDSATFYLEKAIALLQKKKNQRLQTISAWAHLTLIEVKIDENKIDSADIYFKLLKVQKRILVGSCNVKLYQVKGKIYDRKKKYSLAINNYQKALELAKETKNIHVMSDLYQLISQAYLKINNKELYKTFLQKYNSTNNSLNTSSQDSTESIVKELVIKKEEKLKSKTRSLIYIICIIAILVIAFFIYIFTKIRKERKILNKKNQETKLLNKKLNTDFEEIVRLAKNNDSEFLNRFQEVYPDLFPGLLEIEPNMLINELRFCALLFLNFSTKDIAQYTLVQPQSIQIRKHRLRKKLGIPSNVDIYIWMKNVNQNNKTADSTIQHKLYSYSKYNCIIKKLSTLIKR
- a CDS encoding helix-turn-helix domain-containing protein; its protein translation is MKILTLFIAIFIFNHQDITPKYIDSEFQNIENLARKGNYNQFMSRNMSVLKSSKRINYSKGIALSYLNLSYGYSYSRNYKKSFQYLQLAKNAEYAKDNFDFQVNFKRFLGFNYSNIGLYREAINELKEVIVLADDMSADTLRVYTKSSAYCDIAAIYKNQKQLDSCKLYLGKGLNILKNQKKLTPRLQAILLWYSMGLIEVNITEKKIDSATILLQAIEIPSKKILGNNNFRLYKVKGLINCYKKEYDFAIINYQKAIELVKNTHNIVQLQWLYHAMSEIYKQKGDNNSAQKYSKMSAAINEKLIRTKQPEIEKIVQELIIQKESKIETTNQLLLGSLILCTFCLLIFMFFMIRKRDKKKKKFNLKDEETTLLNEKLPIAYEEIIQMAKNNNSEFLTRFQEVYPDFFSSLLNIDPMLLHSELKFCALLFLDFSTKDIATYTFVKPQSIQTRKNRLRKKLNITSDQDIYNWMKNINNAI
- a CDS encoding YybH family protein yields the protein MKKILVLSGLLTLAFWCNAQTSDAFSSVRKTIEASNAIYADLANKNDGSILTRYTDDACLFPPNATPVCGSKEIGIFFKSGPKVHVKFSIQNLYGDGKTYVTEESYYEMTDLEGKKLDDGKVIVIWKNTNEGWKMHRDMFSSNHLVK